In Bacteroidales bacterium, a genomic segment contains:
- a CDS encoding gamma carbonic anhydrase family protein, translating to MAIIREINGKKPQWGNNCWFAENATIVGDVIMGEGCTVWFGAIVRGDVHEIRIGNYVNIQDNAILHATYQKSPLYIGNNVSIGHGAIVHGCRIGNNVLIGMGAIIMDDVVIEDNCIIAAGAVVTKGKHIPSGTVYGGVPAQKISNLSPEDHVREIERIARNYSLYASWYDEN from the coding sequence ATGGCCATCATCAGAGAAATTAATGGTAAAAAACCACAATGGGGAAACAATTGTTGGTTTGCCGAGAATGCTACTATAGTAGGCGATGTGATTATGGGGGAAGGATGTACGGTTTGGTTTGGTGCTATTGTACGAGGAGATGTTCATGAAATTAGGATAGGAAATTATGTTAACATACAGGATAACGCTATTCTACACGCCACTTATCAAAAAAGTCCTCTTTACATTGGTAATAATGTTTCCATAGGTCATGGTGCTATTGTCCACGGTTGCAGAATAGGTAATAACGTTCTGATTGGTATGGGAGCTATTATTATGGATGATGTTGTCATAGAAGACAATTGTATTATAGCAGCAGGAGCTGTTGTGACAAAAGGAAAGCATATTCCTTCAGGAACAGTTTACGGAGGTGTACCTGCGCAAAAAATTAGTAATTTATCTCCTGAGGATCATGTTCGAGAAATAGAACGTATAGCTCGTAACTACTCTCTTTACGCTTCGTGGTATGACGAAAATTAA
- the def gene encoding peptide deformylase, with product MILPIVAYGHPDLRKKSSEVSWNEPWLKTFINDLWETMYAIDGVGLAAPQVHKNIRVFVIDTSYFVGKYPEAGYRGIFINPFLIETWGEEWYHSEGCLSIPGIYEDVARKKFIRIRFQNESGETKEEIFEGIVARVILHEYDHLEGILFTDRLTPLRKLLIKNKLNDIAKGKVNVSYKMIFATQK from the coding sequence ATGATCTTACCTATCGTAGCTTATGGTCATCCTGATCTCCGAAAAAAGTCTTCCGAAGTTTCATGGAACGAACCATGGCTAAAAACCTTTATTAATGACTTGTGGGAAACCATGTATGCCATCGATGGGGTAGGCCTCGCTGCTCCTCAAGTTCATAAAAACATTCGAGTTTTTGTGATCGACACGTCTTATTTTGTAGGAAAGTATCCAGAAGCTGGCTATAGAGGAATTTTTATCAATCCTTTTTTGATTGAAACTTGGGGTGAAGAATGGTATCACAGCGAAGGCTGTTTGAGCATTCCTGGTATTTACGAAGATGTTGCTAGAAAAAAATTCATACGTATCCGATTTCAAAACGAATCAGGTGAAACCAAAGAGGAAATTTTTGAAGGCATTGTCGCAAGAGTCATTTTGCATGAATACGACCATCTTGAAGGAATTTTGTTTACCGATAGACTTACACCTTTAAGGAAACTTCTTATAAAAAACAAACTTAACGACATCGCTAAAGGTAAAGTCAACGTTTCCTATAAAATGATTTTTGCCACTCAAAAATAA
- a CDS encoding S46 family peptidase, with amino-acid sequence MKRFLLFFVGILFSAGIVLADEGMWLPFLIKRLNYVDMQKAGLQLTPEEIYSINHSSLKDAIVSINDGMCTGFIVSKEGLMMTNHHCILQYITDNSIKYNTDYVQNGFWAFDKKQELYNPNLKVTFLVKVDDVTSKILSQLSETMSPTDRENKIKELSVKLVEEATKGTHYWGEVKSFFKGNEYYLFIYETFRDVRLVGAPPMAIGNFGADTDNWMWPRHTGDFAFLRIYMSPDGKPAPYDKRKNIPYIPKHYLPISIKGYQEGDFAMVLGYPGTTDRFAVSSAINLATQVINPSIVKIRDAKLKIMDEAMKNDPAIELMYRSKYNKASNYWKYYIGQTEILQRIKAEDKKRAFESELTKWIEANPQRKRLYGNVISQLKATYEEITNFRKALIYYREVVFRGPEIIAFANRFDSLYFLLKDTKLPPDQQNAKIADLTTKLKYHASNYFFNSYSVDLDKKIFVALFRIMKDDLPSQFYPSFFKDVESKYKDNFQNYANSIFERSFLPYKDKVYEYLRQPDLKTLEKDPIFELMQSVYQKNDEIKKQADVIEAKLSSIEQIYMKALLEYFEGKKTLYPDANSTLRLTYGKVARYTPTDGTEQPYFTTLDELIAKENPDIPDYVVPLKLKDLYTKKDFGNYLDKDGKMHVCILTDCDVTGGNSGAPLLNGKGEVIGIVFDINWEATASSLFYVPEQTRTISTDIRYVLFILEKFAEATNILQELEIRK; translated from the coding sequence ATGAAAAGGTTTCTTCTGTTTTTTGTAGGCATTCTCTTTTCGGCAGGCATTGTATTAGCCGACGAAGGCATGTGGTTGCCTTTTTTAATTAAAAGGCTAAACTATGTAGACATGCAAAAAGCTGGTCTACAGTTAACCCCTGAAGAAATTTATTCCATTAATCATTCAAGCTTAAAAGATGCCATTGTATCCATTAATGATGGTATGTGCACTGGGTTTATTGTATCTAAGGAAGGTCTTATGATGACCAATCATCATTGTATACTGCAATATATCACAGATAATTCAATAAAATACAATACAGATTACGTTCAGAATGGATTCTGGGCCTTCGACAAAAAGCAGGAACTTTACAATCCTAACTTAAAGGTCACTTTTCTTGTAAAAGTTGATGATGTAACAAGCAAAATTCTTTCCCAATTAAGCGAAACCATGTCTCCTACTGATAGGGAAAACAAAATAAAAGAATTATCAGTCAAATTAGTTGAAGAAGCAACTAAAGGAACTCATTACTGGGGGGAGGTTAAAAGCTTTTTTAAAGGAAATGAATATTATCTTTTCATTTATGAAACATTCAGAGATGTTCGTCTAGTAGGGGCTCCTCCTATGGCTATTGGCAATTTCGGTGCCGACACTGACAATTGGATGTGGCCAAGACATACGGGTGACTTTGCTTTTCTTCGCATTTACATGAGTCCTGATGGAAAACCTGCTCCTTACGACAAAAGAAAAAACATACCATATATACCCAAACATTATTTGCCTATCTCAATCAAAGGATATCAAGAAGGTGACTTTGCAATGGTTCTAGGTTATCCTGGAACAACTGACCGATTTGCAGTTTCATCTGCTATCAACTTAGCAACTCAAGTCATCAACCCATCTATTGTAAAAATCAGAGATGCAAAACTAAAAATAATGGATGAAGCCATGAAAAATGATCCTGCTATTGAACTCATGTATCGTTCTAAATACAACAAAGCATCCAATTATTGGAAGTATTACATTGGTCAAACAGAAATTCTCCAACGAATCAAAGCCGAAGACAAAAAACGAGCTTTTGAATCTGAACTTACCAAATGGATCGAAGCTAATCCTCAAAGAAAGCGGCTATACGGAAACGTCATTTCTCAATTAAAGGCTACTTATGAAGAAATAACAAATTTCAGAAAAGCTCTGATTTACTATAGAGAGGTTGTTTTTCGTGGTCCTGAAATTATAGCTTTTGCTAATCGCTTCGATTCTTTATACTTTTTACTTAAGGATACTAAACTTCCACCTGATCAGCAGAATGCTAAAATTGCCGACTTGACAACCAAGTTGAAATATCATGCATCCAACTATTTTTTCAACAGTTATAGTGTTGATCTTGACAAAAAAATATTTGTAGCTCTTTTCAGAATTATGAAAGATGATTTGCCTTCTCAATTTTATCCATCTTTTTTCAAGGATGTCGAAAGCAAATACAAAGACAACTTCCAGAACTATGCAAATAGTATCTTCGAAAGGTCGTTTCTCCCATACAAAGACAAAGTATATGAATATCTCCGTCAACCTGACTTAAAAACACTGGAAAAAGATCCTATTTTTGAACTTATGCAATCTGTCTATCAGAAAAACGACGAAATTAAAAAACAAGCCGATGTTATTGAAGCTAAGTTATCTTCCATCGAGCAAATATACATGAAAGCATTACTTGAATATTTTGAAGGTAAAAAAACCCTTTATCCAGATGCCAATAGCACATTGCGTTTAACTTATGGTAAAGTTGCACGCTATACGCCAACCGATGGAACCGAACAACCCTATTTTACAACCCTTGATGAGCTTATTGCCAAAGAAAATCCTGATATTCCTGATTATGTCGTTCCTCTTAAACTCAAAGATCTTTACACGAAAAAAGATTTTGGAAATTATCTCGATAAAGATGGCAAAATGCATGTTTGTATTTTGACAGATTGTGATGTAACAGGTGGAAATTCTGGTGCTCCACTTCTTAATGGTAAAGGAGAAGTTATTGGCATTGTATTCGATATTAATTGGGAAGCAACAGCTTCAAGTCTGTTTTATGTTCCCGAACAAACAAGAACAATCTCCACTGATATACGATATGTTTTGTTCATTCTCGAAAAATTTGCTGAAGCAACCAATATTTTACAAGAATTAGAGATAAGAAAATAA
- the pruA gene encoding L-glutamate gamma-semialdehyde dehydrogenase has product MNNALYRLIEPRNEPVKYYEKESHDFVQIMETFNAWRQRKLEIPLIIGGKRIYTGKTKQLINPNNHQEILAVYHQAGEKEINMAIDAARQAKEEWMTLSWVERVSIYLKIAELLSKKYRYDINALTMLGQGKNIMQAEIDAACESIDYLRFNSYFLSQLYEKQPFSDYSALNRMEYRPLEGFIFAISPFNFTAIALNLALAPALMGNTIVWKPASTAVLSNYFLMQIYEEAGLPPGVVNFIPGNGSTIGDIVLSHPDLGGVHFTGSTTTFNQIWKTVANYLEDYKSYPRLVGETGGKDFVVVHPSADVDTVVTALIRGAFEYQGQKCSAASRAYIPESLWGRIRHQMLQVLSEIKIGDVSDPNNFVNAVIDQQAFDRIMRYIDYAKSSTNAQIIWGGGGDSSVGYYIEPTVIQVFDPYFKTMQEEIFGPVLSIYVYKDSEWSDMLQLVDRTSPYGLTGSIISQDRKAWIEACRVLRFAAGNIYYNDKPTGAVVGMQPFGGARKSGTNDKAGGYLNLLRWTSPRTIKENFLPPTNYKYPYLD; this is encoded by the coding sequence ATGAACAACGCATTGTATCGATTAATAGAGCCACGAAACGAACCTGTCAAGTATTATGAAAAAGAATCCCATGATTTTGTACAAATTATGGAAACTTTTAATGCTTGGCGTCAGAGAAAACTTGAAATTCCACTGATCATTGGAGGCAAAAGAATTTATACTGGAAAAACAAAACAACTAATTAATCCAAACAATCATCAAGAAATTCTTGCCGTATACCATCAAGCTGGTGAAAAAGAAATTAATATGGCAATTGATGCTGCCCGTCAGGCAAAAGAAGAATGGATGACTCTTTCATGGGTGGAACGTGTGTCTATTTATTTGAAAATTGCAGAATTATTATCCAAAAAGTATCGTTACGATATCAATGCTCTTACCATGCTTGGCCAGGGTAAAAACATTATGCAAGCTGAAATTGATGCTGCTTGTGAATCTATAGATTACCTTCGGTTCAATTCTTATTTTCTTTCTCAACTTTATGAAAAACAACCATTTTCAGATTATTCAGCCCTGAATCGAATGGAATACAGACCATTGGAAGGGTTTATTTTTGCTATTAGCCCATTTAATTTTACAGCCATAGCGCTTAATTTAGCTTTAGCTCCTGCTTTAATGGGAAACACTATTGTTTGGAAACCTGCGAGCACAGCAGTTTTAAGTAATTATTTTTTGATGCAAATATATGAAGAAGCGGGTCTACCACCTGGTGTGGTGAATTTTATTCCTGGAAATGGTTCAACCATTGGCGACATCGTTTTATCTCATCCTGATTTAGGTGGGGTTCATTTTACTGGAAGTACTACCACGTTCAACCAAATATGGAAAACTGTTGCAAATTACTTAGAGGATTATAAGTCTTATCCTAGATTGGTGGGCGAAACAGGAGGAAAAGACTTTGTGGTAGTTCATCCATCAGCAGATGTGGATACTGTGGTTACAGCTCTTATTCGAGGAGCTTTCGAGTATCAAGGACAAAAATGTTCGGCAGCATCTAGAGCATACATTCCAGAAAGTTTATGGGGGCGTATTAGGCACCAAATGCTTCAAGTTCTTTCCGAAATAAAAATAGGAGACGTAAGCGATCCAAATAATTTTGTCAATGCTGTTATAGATCAACAGGCTTTTGATCGTATTATGAGGTATATTGATTATGCTAAAAGTTCAACGAATGCTCAAATCATCTGGGGAGGTGGTGGCGACAGTTCTGTTGGTTATTATATTGAACCAACAGTCATACAAGTATTTGATCCCTATTTTAAGACTATGCAAGAAGAAATTTTTGGACCCGTTCTTTCCATTTATGTGTATAAAGATAGTGAATGGAGTGATATGTTACAATTAGTAGATCGAACTTCACCTTACGGTTTGACTGGTTCGATTATTTCACAAGATCGTAAAGCATGGATTGAAGCTTGCAGGGTTTTGCGTTTTGCGGCTGGAAACATTTACTACAATGATAAACCTACAGGAGCGGTCGTAGGCATGCAACCTTTTGGTGGTGCTCGCAAATCAGGTACCAACGATAAAGCTGGTGGATACTTGAACCTTTTACGTTGGACGTCTCCTCGAACCATCAAAGAAAATTTTTTACCTCCAACCAATTATAAGTATCCTTATCTAGATTAA
- the ruvX gene encoding Holliday junction resolvase RuvX produces the protein MCSKSFIIISSKDVILLCMGKIVGIDFGLKRTGLAVSDNSETIAFPLIALPTHEVEKFLLDYIPRENVKLLVVGKSLQSNGTTSNIEKYTMAFINRLKKLFPSLTIERFDERFTSQIAQRSLIMGNYKKKDRRDKKNVDLMSATIILQDYLDTKKRI, from the coding sequence ATGTGTTCAAAATCATTCATCATCATAAGCAGTAAAGATGTAATTTTGCTATGCATGGGAAAGATAGTAGGAATTGATTTTGGTTTAAAAAGAACAGGTCTGGCAGTTTCGGACAATAGTGAAACTATAGCTTTTCCATTGATTGCTTTGCCCACCCATGAAGTTGAAAAATTTTTATTGGACTACATTCCTAGAGAAAATGTTAAATTGCTGGTTGTCGGAAAATCCCTACAATCCAACGGAACCACCTCAAACATTGAGAAATATACAATGGCTTTCATTAATAGGCTAAAAAAATTGTTTCCCTCACTAACGATCGAACGCTTTGACGAACGATTTACATCTCAGATAGCTCAACGTAGTTTAATTATGGGAAATTACAAAAAAAAGGACAGGCGAGACAAGAAAAACGTTGATTTAATGAGTGCTACCATTATATTGCAAGATTATTTAGATACAAAAAAAAGAATATGA